The proteins below are encoded in one region of Helianthus annuus cultivar XRQ/B chromosome 2, HanXRQr2.0-SUNRISE, whole genome shotgun sequence:
- the LOC110898376 gene encoding uncharacterized protein LOC110898376, whose translation MADDLPPLWFPPMSSDDSSDSSILFFQNLIEEAELQDTGTSNRRRYIERQREEGHETLMADYFVEDPKYNEDIFRHRFRMSKRLFLQIVSDVEENDPWFVEAPDARGRKGFTPLQKVTSAIKQLATGNTPDENDEYLHMAERTSRECLEYFCDTVCKIYGPEFLRRPTSHDMALLYQAHEEKHHLPEYRGQYMRGYHRYPTIMLEAVASQDLWFWHAFAGPPGSQNDINSIPYPHEVNEKKFKRQHEAARKDVERAFGVLKGKWGVLSRPMRARSVKKIRNVVYTCIILHNMILKDDGKAIAPVHIRDPPVEPALDDTVLGELLNEDTHWRLKHDLIDHLASQDLPHLLADSDED comes from the exons ATGGCGGATGACCTCCCCCCGTTATGGTTCCCACCCATGAGTAGCGACGATTCATCCGATAGTAGCattcttttttttcaaaatcttatCGAAGAAGCCGAACTTCAAGATACCGGCACATCTAACCGAAGGAGATATATTGAACGTCAACGTGAGGAGGggcatgagacactcatggcgGATTATTTTGTCGAAGACCCGAAGTACAacgaagatatctttcgacatagGTTCCGTATGTCAAAACGTTTGTTTCTACAAATTGTGTCCGATGTGGAAGAGAACGACCCGTGGTTTGTAGAGGCCCCCGATGCGCGAGGTAGGAAGGGCTTTACGCCCTTGCAAAAGGTGACATCGGCTATTAAACAGCTCGCAACTGGAAACACTCCAGACGAGAACGACGAGTACTTGCATATGGCCGAAAGAACTTCCCGCGAGTGCCTAGAATATTTTTGTGACACGGTTTGCAAAATATATGGTCCAGAGTTCTTACGTAGACCGACAAGCCACGACATGGCACTTTTATACCAAGCTCATGAGGAAAAACATCACCTTCCAG AGTATCGAGGCCAATACATGCGAGGATATCATAGATACCCGACTATTATGCTCGAAGCGGTTGCTTCTCAAGACTTATGGTTTTGGCATGCTTTTGCCGGTCCACCGGGTTCTCAAAACGATATCAAT tctatCCCTTACCCTCACGAAGTAAACGAAAAGAAATTCAAGAGGCAACATGAGGCGGCAAGGAAAGACGtcgaacgggcttttggtgttttgaagGGGAAATGGGGTGTATTGAGTCGACCGATGCGAGCAAGATCGGTTAAAAAAATTAGGAATGTCGTGTACACGTgtattattttacacaacatgattttgaaagacgATGGAAAGGCGATAGCACCGGTGCACATTCGGGATCCTCCGGTCGAGCCGGCTCTAGACGATACGGTGTTGGGCGAATTGTTGAATGAAGACACCCATTGGAGACTCAAACACGATCTCATAGATCATCTCGCAAGTCAAGATTTGCCCCATCTTTTGGCCGATTCCGACGAAGACTAG